From a single Apium graveolens cultivar Ventura chromosome 2, ASM990537v1, whole genome shotgun sequence genomic region:
- the LOC141708993 gene encoding AT-rich interactive domain-containing protein 6-like: MNDTDVEIKNADRMEVDVTSGENLLTNRETKQEGEDMHLEGQKSVKVEKDQKSVDIASNHQILGKTGTQISEVRSDILGEKMVSKGTLENQNISGENLIEKGKNVCISLQAVEADQIGLAADKVDDAVKNAILETKSKRGANNISDKPDSDHTRPAADQVEPVTPIASETFKVKGVETNDIKTIEEAETGTPEEQAAFMKELEIFFKETGMVFRPPKFYGKLLNCLKLYRSVIRHGGYDRVTAAKSVWRQIGESFNPPKTCTTAAYAFRIFYEKALLEYERHKMKTGELQLALPSVPEPVSAATNLTTGSGRARRDAAARAMQGWHEQRHYGYGEIAEPIIKDKNFNNMAKREKIVKNIGSVKNKRLKEVEHPVKAARMETFKQLVSSVVDVGPPADWVKISVREHRDCFEVYALVPGLLREEVRVQSDPEGRLVITGQPEQRDNPWGITAFQKVISLPARIDPLQTSAVVGLHGRLFVRVPFDRSM; encoded by the exons ATGAATGATACTGACGTGGAAATAAAGAATGCTGATAGAATGGAGGTCGACGTAACAAGTGGAGAAAATTTGCTAACCAACAGGGAAACTAAACAGGAAGGAGAAGACATGCATTTGGAGGGTCAAAAATCCGTTAAAGTGGAGAAAGATCAGAAGAGTGTTGATATTGCGTCAAACCATCAGATACTTGGCAAAACCGGCACGCAGATTTCAGAGGTCCGTAGTGACATTTTGGGAGAGAAAATGGTTAGCAAGGGTACCTTGGAGAATCAGAATATTTCTGGAGAAAATTTAATCGAGAAAGGGAAAAATGTGTGTATAAGTCTGCAAGCTGTTGAGGCAGATCAGATTGGCTTGGCAGCCGATAAAGTTGATGATGCTGTTAAGAATGCCATACTAGAGACTAAAAGCAAACGCGGTGCTAATAATATTAGCGATAAGCCAGATAGTGATCACACTCGTCCTGCTGCTGATCAAGTCGAACCAGTGACACCCATTGCTAGTGAGACATTCAAGGTTAAAGGTGTGGAAACCAACGACATAAAG ACGATCGAGGAGGCAGAAACTGGGACACCAGAGGAACAAGCCGCATTCATGAAAGAACTAGAGATTTTTTTCAAGGAGACCGGAATGGTTTTCAGACCTCCTAAATTTTATGGCAAACTATTAAATTGCTTGAA GTTATACAGATCTGTGATTAGACACGGTGGTTATGATCGG GTTACTGCAGCCAAATCGGTTTGGCGACAAATAGGAGAATCTTTCAATCCTCCCAA GACATGCACAACTGCTGCTTATGCATTTCGCATTTTCTACGAAAAG GCGCTTCTTGAGTATGAAAGGCATAAGATGAAGACTGGTGAGCTCCAACTCGCTCTTCCATCTGTTCCCGAGCCTGTATCTGCCGCAACAAACCTG ACGACAGGTTCAGGTAGGGCAAGAAGAGATGCTGCAGCTCGTGCGATGCAGGGATGGCATGAACAGCGTCACTATGGCTATGGTGAGATAGCTGAGCCAATCATCAAG GACAAGAACTTCAACAACATGGCAAAACGTGAAAAAATTGTAAAAAACATTG GTTCTGTAAAAAACAAGCGACTTAAGGAAGTGGAGCATCCTGTGAAAGCTGCACGAATGGAAACATTTAAGCA ACTGGTCAGTTCAGTTGTTGATGTTGGTCCTCCTGCTGATTGGGTGAAGATCAGTGTAAGAGAGCAT AGAGATTGCTTTGAGGTCTATGCTTTAGTCCCAGGTCTTTTGCGGGAGGAG GTTAGAGTGCAATCAGATCCAGAAGGACGACTTGTTATAACTGGTCAACCCGAGCAGCGCGATAATCCATGGGGCATCACAGCCTTTCAAAAG GTCATCAGCTTACCTGCAAGAATTGATCCACTTCAGACGTCAGCAGTTGTGGGCCTGCATGGACGACTCTTTGTTCGTGTACCATTTGATCGGTCCATGTAA